GGACGAATGGCGTCTTTGCCATTCAGGACGAATCCCCAGAAGGACTGTGGCGTCGATATCCCGCCGGGAAACCGGCAGGAGATGCCGGTAATGGCAATGGGTTCACCGGGCATGGCTCGCGGTCCTTCGATAGGTCCAGTGGGCGTTTGCGTACCGGGTGCGGACCAGTGACTCGGCCATGCGCCGCTCCTCCGCGTCCAGCACGTCCGTTCGGCCTTCCACGTTCAGGCGGTCGAGCATCGAACGGGACAGGCGGTCGGTCCATTCCTCGAAGGTGGGCAGATCGGGGATTAACTCAGCAACGGAAACGGTCCGGTGGTTCAGTAGCCGGGCGATGGTCTCCCGGCGTTCCGGTTCGTGGGCGGGCATCAGCAGGGCAAGCCTGCGGTGCCCCCGACCCAGGAGCACCGAACCGTGCTGCAGTACTACCCCGCGGGATCGGCGCTGGGCGCTGCCGGCCAGCTTCCGGCCGGCCACCGTGATCTCGTAACGTCCGGTGGCCGTAAAGCATACATCGTCATTGCCTCCCGAACCGCAACGCCCTTCCATCGCCGGCTCGGCGGGTATATCGAAATGTTTCAGCGTTTCGACCAGCGCCTCGCTCACCGCGCGGAGCAGCACGCCGGACCGGCCTTCCAGCGCGGGATGGGACTCCGGCGCCACCAGGCTGTAGGTCAGTTCCTGGTCGTGCAGTACCGCCCGTCCCCCGGTGATCCGCCGAACCAGGTCGATGCCGTACCGTTCGCATTGCCCGGGATCGATCTCTTTTTCCGCGTCCTGCCCGTATCCGATGGAAACGGCCGGCGGATGCCATGAATAGACGCGCAGCGTCAACATCTCAGCGTCCCGCCGGCACGCGTCCATCAGCACTTCGTCCACGGCCATGTTGTACGCGGCGGAACATCCGGGCGTGGAGAGTACGCGGATCATGACCGATCGATGTCGCGGTCGGACTGCAGCTGCTCCACGGCCTGTCGCGCGGCATCCTGTTCCGCGTTCTTCTTGCTGGTGCCCGTACCTTTGCTGACGGGGTTTCCCGCGACGAAGACTTCGATGGTGAAGATCTTTTCGTGGTCGGGACCCACGGCGGAATCGACTCGGTATTCCGGTTGGCCGATGCCTTCGCCCTGCGTGTATTCCAGCAGCGCGCTTTTGTAATTCCGCGTGTGATCGATATGGGAGGGACGCTCTTCGCTCAGCTCTTGCAGGAGGGTACGGTGCAGGAACCGTCGGACCGGCTGAAGCCCGCCGTCCAGGTAGATAGCGCCGATGATGGATTCGTAGGCATCGGACAGGATCGAATGGCGAAACCGGCCGCCGGATCGGGCTTCACTGGTACTCAGCAGTACATAGCGTCCGAGTTTCATCGCCCGGGCCTGGCGGGCGAGCGCCTTCCGGTTGACCAGCGTGGATCGGAGCTGGGTCAACTGGCCCTCGCGGCGCCCGGGGTACTTCTGGTAAATGAACTCGCCGACCACGAGATCCAGCACCGCGTCGCCCAGGAACTCCAGCCGTTCGTTGGAGTGGACGCCGGACTGCTCCCGGGAGTACACGTAAGAACGGTGCTTGAGCGCCGTGATCAGGTAATCGGGGTTCTTGAAGCGGTAGTCGATGTATTTCTGAACCTGGCGGACGTTTTCACGTTCAAGGGCCGTTCGGTTCGCGGCTTTACCGGATGCACCGCCTTTCAGACCCGAGACCAGGGCGCTGGCCGCGCGCCGCAGCTTCTGCAGAATGGAATGCCGATTTGGCACGGTAGTCCCCGAAGCACGTCCGAGGCTTTTCGGAAAGAAGCTACGCCGTGTGTTTCTTGACCACGAGCGTCACGTTATGCCCCCCGAAACCGAACGAATTGGTTAAGGCCGCCCTCACTTCCCGTTCCCGGCCCGCGTTGGGGACGTAGTCCAGGTCGCAATCGGGATCGGGCTCCTCGTAGTTGATGGTAGGATGGACGT
This is a stretch of genomic DNA from Gemmatimonadota bacterium. It encodes these proteins:
- a CDS encoding beta-ketoacyl-[acyl-carrier-protein] synthase II, with amino-acid sequence VHPTINYEEPDPDCDLDYVPNAGREREVRAALTNSFGFGGHNVTLVVKKHTA
- a CDS encoding lipoate--protein ligase family protein; this encodes MIRVLSTPGCSAAYNMAVDEVLMDACRRDAEMLTLRVYSWHPPAVSIGYGQDAEKEIDPGQCERYGIDLVRRITGGRAVLHDQELTYSLVAPESHPALEGRSGVLLRAVSEALVETLKHFDIPAEPAMEGRCGSGGNDDVCFTATGRYEITVAGRKLAGSAQRRSRGVVLQHGSVLLGRGHRRLALLMPAHEPERRETIARLLNHRTVSVAELIPDLPTFEEWTDRLSRSMLDRLNVEGRTDVLDAEERRMAESLVRTRYANAHWTYRRTASHAR
- the rnc gene encoding ribonuclease III codes for the protein MPNRHSILQKLRRAASALVSGLKGGASGKAANRTALERENVRQVQKYIDYRFKNPDYLITALKHRSYVYSREQSGVHSNERLEFLGDAVLDLVVGEFIYQKYPGRREGQLTQLRSTLVNRKALARQARAMKLGRYVLLSTSEARSGGRFRHSILSDAYESIIGAIYLDGGLQPVRRFLHRTLLQELSEERPSHIDHTRNYKSALLEYTQGEGIGQPEYRVDSAVGPDHEKIFTIEVFVAGNPVSKGTGTSKKNAEQDAARQAVEQLQSDRDIDRS